In the genome of Zygosaccharomyces rouxii strain CBS732 chromosome G complete sequence, the window GGCCTAAAAATCCAAGGAAATCGCACATTTCGACGGTGGAAAGTTCTGATTCTAGGAAAAGCGCTATCAGTTTACTTGCAAATGAAACTATATCACTGTTCAAAATAGGTATCAAACGTGAAAAAGTGAATCTAGAGGCATCTCTCACATTTTCATGTTTATTGAAATACGAGAAAGATACTAAAACCACTTCTGCGATATTGgagaatttttcaattaacGATTTGTGTATTAATTTTTTACTCACGAGTGCATTGTTAACCTGATTATCAGGAACCAAACCACCATGAACACCTCTAGCCAAGGTACCAATCGCCATTAGCAGATGATGAGATTGCAAGACAATATCAGGGGATTGGAGCTGCGAAGAGATACACGTTTCTAATCCAGCAAATAAAggtgataaaatttcatctatAATGTCATAATTGCAATCAGAATTCCCACCTATAAGGAATCCAACACCTTCAAAAAGATACAATTGATTGTCAAAAGTGGTATCGTAATCTGTGCCATCTGGATTTGGTGGGATGGCTCTTATACCTAGAAGGGGCGAAATTTTAATCAATATTTGGGATAAAACAGGTGTGGTTAATTTTAATCTTGTTGTCTTTATCAATCTAGTGAACAAATACCAGGTTCTTAATCTGactttttctcttttgttGAACATTCCAAATGGGCTACAGAAAATGTTCAATAATgctaattcatctttttcatctgagcccaaaaattgataatgCCTAACGACCAATTCGAAAAATAATACTTGCACGTAGGGGCTTTCCATTTGGAAAACCGAggaattttgtaaaaggACACTCATAAATTTGGTCATTACCATGGTAGCTTCTGAATttgcaatttcttgtttacCTATGCCGAAAAGATTGTTACGTATACTTTCACTTAGGTTATGCATTTGATAAATACCTAATTCCAAATCTCTCCAATCGACTTTAGAGAGGCATTCCTGAATGTGATTGGAAATATTTTGTAAATAAAGAGCTGGATTAATCATGGCAACACTATCTTGAAATACTTTTAGTTTTGATCTGATTGtatcgaaaaattcatcaatctcatcttcagaatcttcatcacaaGATTCATCTATTCTCATCTTTTTAAACCCAGCCAATAACAGAGAAGTTAGAAACATCTCGTGTGGGGGATCTATTGGTAATCTTTTAGAGTTGACGGCAATGGCAGAGCCGGGCTTACCGCCTAATGCAAattgtttcttcaaaactgATAAATATTGAGACACAAAGAGGAAACATTGTTGTGTGACTGAATCATATTCGTGTTCCATAAATTTTAGCACTAATGGTGCAACCTGTTCAATGATTTGATTATCTGCCGCTGTGGCCACCTGTTGCACTTCCGGTGTAGaatcattttcattacaCTGTTCAATGACTTTAGCCAATTCAAATCCcatggatgaagataattTTGCCAATTGTTCATACACCTCCAGTTCGTCATTACCAACAGATGTAACTTTATCGGTCAAACTTAACATACCTAATAGACTTAGTTTGTCTAAAGGTTTCATCTTTTTGGAGATAACTTCACAAAGGCACTGGGAACAGGCAACTTTAGTTTCAgcaaaatccaaatatccATAGATTACCGTAATATATAATGGGTTCACAATTAATTGAACATCAATCCAGGAAATATAGGATCCGACACACGAAAGTGTCAGCACTGCCAAATCACTTTGTTCTTGCGGTACTATACTTTTCAAGGTGTTTAACCAAACGGTGACTAAAGTTTGTACATCTTGAATTCTCATTGTATCCTTTAAACTATTATTTTTCACTTGCACGTCCTTTGACCTGACAAAAGTTTGATCTCCAATGCTAGAATTGACGGCAAGACAAATTCTTAAGAAATAATCAAGTCCCAATGGTATAAATTCCTTTGTAGAGTCGTTGCACAACTGTCTTATAGATAGTATTTCGACCATGTCTGTGAAAAAAGTTGACCACTGATTGCCATTGATTTCACCATACATGGAGTAGAACAAGTTTGTCAATACTTCCgcaattttatttttgacGTATTCTGGATCTCGAATTCCGTTAACCACTTTGTGTCGTAGTAATTCCACAGCTGTAGTTCTAATAAATTGTAAATCACTTGTCTGCTGCTGAGCCAAATCTGCTAACACTTGTAATGCAACAAACTTAGTAACATCATCAGATTGCGAATCGCTAAGTAAAGGTGCAAATACTTGGACTGCATTGGGTTCCGATTTAATCTGTGTTAAAAAATCTAATGCCTGTTTCTTAGTAACCGCATCTGTGGTAGGACTATTTGCAATTGCCACAACTTCTTGAATCCTATTGATCATGGTAGGAATAATgcaatgaagaattgacagGTGAATATGctctttttttcacttctttttttttttttgtttaactctcttcttctatttATCTCTTTTGGAAGCCACAGGAATCAAAGTTATCCTTTAATGATGCAAGTTTAAGGGCttctgaaaagaaattcaatcTATCTTCCCTATCGCTTATACTTCAGTGGTTGAAACGAGTTAAACTTGTCCTCAGTTTAAAACCAATTGTAAGTAAAAAATTTTAACAGCGTCAAATgtgatgaaatttaatGGGAAATAAACGGTTTGAAAGGTTTTATTCCCTTGAGTAAAAttgaatcttcttttaTCGATGGAGGCCAACTCCCACAGTCCTTATAACACTGACCTTTTGGAGCTTTTTGTACAGTGTATCTCTGTTGGAAAGTTTTCCAATGTGTCGTTTTCTAATGCTTTAAGTTCGATCTactattgaaaaaaaaaaaagtcattgaaaaaaaaagtagaaAGATTTATTATACACAATAAAATTGTCGATAGAAATCTGTTAAGTAGTGCCTGAATATCTCATAATCCGATCTCCATG includes:
- the LOS1 gene encoding Ran GTPase-binding protein LOS1 (similar to uniprot|P33418 Saccharomyces cerevisiae YKL205W LOS1 Nuclear pore protein involved in nuclear export of pre-tRNA); the protein is MINRIQEVVAIANSPTTDAVTKKQALDFLTQIKSEPNAVQVFAPLLSDSQSDDVTKFVALQVLADLAQQQTSDLQFIRTTAVELLRHKVVNGIRDPEYVKNKIAEVLTNLFYSMYGEINGNQWSTFFTDMVEILSIRQLCNDSTKEFIPLGLDYFLRICLAVNSSIGDQTFVRSKDVQVKNNSLKDTMRIQDVQTLVTVWLNTLKSIVPQEQSDLAVLTLSCVGSYISWIDVQLIVNPLYITVIYGYLDFAETKVACSQCLCEVISKKMKPLDKLSLLGMLSLTDKVTSVGNDELEVYEQLAKLSSSMGFELAKVIEQCNENDSTPEVQQVATAADNQIIEQVAPLVLKFMEHEYDSVTQQCFLFVSQYLSVLKKQFALGGKPGSAIAVNSKRLPIDPPHEMFLTSLLLAGFKKMRIDESCDEDSEDEIDEFFDTIRSKLKVFQDSVAMINPALYLQNISNHIQECLSKVDWRDLELGIYQMHNLSESIRNNLFGIGKQEIANSEATMVMTKFMSVLLQNSSVFQMESPYVQVLFFELVVRHYQFLGSDEKDELALLNIFCSPFGMFNKREKVRLRTWYLFTRLIKTTRLKLTTPVLSQILIKISPLLGIRAIPPNPDGTDYDTTFDNQLYLFEGVGFLIGGNSDCNYDIIDEILSPLFAGLETCISSQLQSPDIVLQSHHLLMAIGTLARGVHGGLVPDNQVNNALVSKKLIHKSLIEKFSNIAEVVLVSFSYFNKHENVRDASRFTFSRLIPILNSDIVSFASKLIALFLESELSTVEMCDFLGFLGQMIHMFHTDNGCYELFDNLLTPVIDKVHAIIDRIDQESALETESWYNGSTPAVTNPEAAGGTRDNNGKNVVVTDSFRDKIQLKKAYYGFLQSFISNSITSLLLTDRNRVTLSTILMDLLVFIPQEIQETSTIKLALNVLTNFVKCFGSGKCTDPNDMHASDIGSLEGLNEFFITKIVPLVFEIPFKPDYKFNIRDGSCRVVACDLSRLLKELYIQCGGGTDPMANPSLKYMGQVYFPQIQFPSDMGLELIQALALADSKDFEKYYVNLINNLT